One Geminocystis sp. M7585_C2015_104 DNA window includes the following coding sequences:
- a CDS encoding DUF3352 domain-containing protein — protein sequence MSIHFIMKSSPSPPRKANSLLVFFTFFSLGIVVSGVTYYFGRKFIMGEQLTPLSSAKLVPESAYTTVFISTSSRGWQKLSQFGNASVSLSTVFTNAIDNLLKDSLGNPQNNLDLRKDILPWLGGVSLAVFPSPNTKDNIDIAVIGGIKNKLRAYLFFRNYQKQMPEKPPCNRYDKIDICRLKLREGRDVYVATFDNYLVLGDEQKTVESVISAYQNGNNLAKKYSDKSPQDYSQSLVHVYFPQYGSTLVDTLQKLQPNQQQLDTSLQDILLRIKTVAADLKVENHGIKATLTVQHDRGIYNDFYPKPVSPDVLANIPNSAILVITGGNLKNSWDFFQKKRETIPDLDELLVQLELLANQEYNLDLNKDIFSWLDGEFALAIAYDNSKNSLLDNLQGLLLIKTSNKPQAENTLALLEERAKLNPFILLENRKEKNLNITDWNLSKRTILSHTWLDNNSLLFSLGRGLDSSNIPSRNNNSIMQDSNFKITTQSLTKNNYGYFYLDLEKTRHLLSKINPHILENLPGDAPVLLESVRAIAATSTSNNDTTKLEFNLSLVRRGSRKVQQGDSSLPSEKLQP from the coding sequence ATGTCCATTCATTTCATTATGAAGTCTTCCCCCTCACCCCCCCGTAAAGCCAACAGTCTCCTTGTTTTTTTTACTTTCTTCTCCCTGGGGATTGTAGTCTCTGGTGTTACTTATTATTTTGGACGTAAATTTATAATGGGAGAGCAATTAACCCCTCTCTCCAGTGCTAAACTAGTGCCTGAATCAGCCTATACTACCGTCTTTATTTCCACCTCATCCAGGGGGTGGCAAAAATTATCCCAATTCGGCAATGCCTCTGTTTCCCTTAGCACTGTCTTCACTAACGCCATTGATAACCTACTCAAAGACAGTCTCGGAAACCCACAAAATAACCTAGATTTAAGAAAAGATATTCTCCCTTGGCTGGGGGGAGTCTCCCTTGCCGTTTTCCCCTCTCCTAATACAAAAGATAATATCGACATTGCCGTAATTGGTGGTATCAAAAACAAGTTGCGCGCCTATCTTTTCTTCCGCAACTACCAGAAACAAATGCCCGAAAAACCCCCCTGCAATAGGTATGATAAAATCGACATATGCCGTCTAAAACTAAGAGAGGGGAGAGATGTCTATGTGGCAACTTTTGACAACTATCTTGTCTTGGGAGATGAACAAAAAACTGTAGAATCAGTTATATCAGCCTATCAAAACGGCAATAATCTCGCCAAAAAATATTCAGATAAATCTCCCCAAGACTATAGTCAATCACTGGTTCACGTCTACTTTCCCCAATATGGCAGTACTTTGGTTGATACTCTTCAAAAACTTCAACCAAACCAACAGCAACTTGATACATCTCTTCAGGATATTCTACTCAGAATTAAGACAGTAGCTGCCGATTTAAAAGTCGAAAATCATGGCATAAAGGCCACATTAACTGTTCAACATGATAGAGGAATTTACAATGACTTCTACCCCAAACCAGTCTCGCCAGATGTGTTAGCTAACATACCTAATTCTGCTATACTCGTTATAACTGGGGGAAACTTAAAAAACTCATGGGACTTTTTCCAGAAAAAAAGGGAAACCATCCCCGACTTAGATGAGTTGCTTGTCCAACTAGAATTGTTAGCTAATCAGGAGTACAATCTGGATTTAAACAAAGACATTTTTAGTTGGCTGGATGGAGAATTTGCCCTGGCAATAGCTTATGACAACAGTAAAAATTCTCTCCTAGACAATTTGCAGGGATTGTTGTTAATAAAAACCTCCAATAAACCACAAGCAGAGAATACCCTTGCTCTCCTAGAGGAGAGGGCAAAACTTAATCCCTTTATCCTCCTGGAAAACCGAAAAGAAAAAAATCTCAATATAACCGATTGGAATTTGTCTAAAAGGACTATTCTTTCCCACACCTGGTTGGATAATAACAGTTTGCTATTCTCCCTTGGCAGAGGGTTAGATTCCTCAAACATTCCCTCCAGAAATAATAATTCTATTATGCAGGATTCTAACTTTAAGATAACAACACAATCCCTCACCAAGAATAACTACGGTTACTTTTATCTAGACTTGGAAAAAACTCGTCATTTGCTTTCCAAAATCAACCCTCATATACTCGAAAATTTACCGGGAGATGCACCAGTTTTATTAGAATCCGTTAGAGCAATTGCAGCCACTAGTACTTCAAATAATGACACAACTAAGCTAGAATTTAACCTATCCCTAGTGAGAAGAGGCTCCAGAAAAGTACAGCAAGGCGATTCTTCTCTGCCCAGTGAGAAATTGCAACCATAG